Below is a window of Mucilaginibacter terrenus DNA.
CGCTGCTGCGAAGATATTGCCACACGAAGATAATTACTGATAATAATAAGGTGACACTAAGCAGATAGGGGATAAATTTAGTAGCAATTAAGCTAAAACACAGTGCGACAGGTAAAAAAACAAACGTAATATTAAAATAAGTTAATGATAAAGTCATAATGTAATCACTAACCAGTTTGTTGATATTAAACACAAAGCCCAGAAATTTTAGTATCAAAAACTTGCCTGCAAAAAGCGCCAGAATAACCACAGACAATGTTAAAAAAAGCTGAACGCCGCTAATGGTATAATAAACCTTGTAGTAACCCGTGGTAAGCAGATACAAAAACAACCCAAAAGTGAAGCCGAACAGAAGAAACAGCCCTATAAAAATCCACGTCGTTATTGGGCTGTCTTCTTTACCAGTTTGTGTGGATTTCCGGCTGTAAAACGAAATAAAAATATTGCTAAGATCTTTTGTCGCAAAAATATTAAGCAAAGCGGTGAATAGCAGCAGTACAATAATTACAGCTATAACCCACCTGTCGCGGGCTGGCCTTACGTGCCCATACCCCAAAATGCTTCGCTTAGCAGTAGCGGCATTTTTTGCCAAATCTAAGAAATGGTTACCTGTATAGGTACTCGCTTTAATAATACTATCTGCAAAAAGATTGGTGCGGTTACTGTCTGGCCGTAATACATAAACAAGTCCAAGCGAATCAGACACAGCTTTCTCTTCCAGCTTAATCGCTCGCGCTACCGAATCAAGTAAAGTCATTGGTCTCGGCCTGTATACGTGACGAGGACTATCTACGCCGCCAGATACGCTATCTTGCTGTGCATACGCAGAGCATGCCAGGCTAATAAAACTAATGAAGATAAATAAAAATCTGCGTTTCATTAAGTGCACAAATTTACCTCTTTAATTGTTGCCTGCAAGGTTGTTAACCAATTATAATGACCAGTTGCTGATACTTCAGCAATTGTATTGGTGTATTTGGGTACATGATTTAACCTATCTTTGAAGCCTGAAATTTAATACTACTTACATGGCCGGAATAGAATATTTAATTGACTTACAAATTGTTACAATCAAAAAGTAACAAATAAGTAACAATAGAGAGTGAAATAAATCGTCCAAGAAACAATTAGTTTTCAGGGAGTGCAAGGGCGCGTAGGTTCGAATCAGAGTTTATCGATATGTTGATTATCAGTATTTTAGATTTGTTTCTAAAAGCCCAATTTTCAGATGGGAACAGCATAGGTACATCGCTTTTGCCAATTTAAATTCAGTTTTATTGATTTTACCCCGCATAAGAAGGTCAAGACGTAAGTTTCTTTGGTTGCGATATTGTCTCTAGTAAGCTTTTTAGCGTTATTAGAGAATAATATTCACTTAATTATTAAACTTAGCGGCCCATAAGTCCAATTTAAGTCTCCATTGTTCCTTTAAATGATTGTCTATACTTGTATCAATTGCTGTTTCCAAAGTTCTCAAACAATCTACCGAGTTTTGATAATATTCTACTTCTGATTTGTCATGATAGAATGCCGCCATAAATTTACTTGCCGTACGCTTCTTTATTCCTAAAGCGATAGCTGTATCAATAGCAATATTAGCCTTATCATAGTCTTTTAATCCTTTATAGATTTTACAAAGCGTTTGATTATTAAACTCTCCATCTGAATAATCAAGATCTTTTACAACGTTCAAAGCCTTTAGGTAATCCTCCATGTTTAGCCAAAATTTGCCGACATTTCGTTTTTGAAAATCATTGAGACTAATAGTTTCGATAAATTCAAAGTATTCCAAAAGAGACTTTTTGATTGAATTCATTTTTTCTTCTTTATCTGCTTTGCTGTATCTGTCTTTAAGATGCTTGTAATAAACAGATAATGTGTTTGCGTAATTATATTTTAATTCGTTGTTTGCATCAATATTCGACGGTTCCGGTAAGCTTTCCATAATAAATTCAAATTCTTCTGGAAAACTATAACTAAGTATATCCGAATACTTGTTTATGGTTTGGTAAGGTTGATCAAACTTTGCGTCCAAAGATTGCACAAGTTTAATAACGAAGTTATTTATGTTAGTGTCGATATATTGTTTCCTGAGGTGTTCATATTTGCTTACTGAAAGGATGTCGTAAAATGATAATAGTAACGAAACGGAAATATTTTTCAATATTTCTTCATCTTCAAAAATTAATTTAAGATTGTTCTTCGAAGCATCATAGTCTCTTTTTTGGTCATAAATTCTTGTGATTTGTAAAATGCAGTAATCTGCTTTGGGATTGATTGCGATGACTTGATCGAAATATTGCAAAGCCATCTTAGGATTATTGACTTTAGCATATATTTTACCGATGTGATGTAGCAGATTAATTTTAATTTCACTATCTATTGTTTTTTGTAAGATGTCGGCGAGCTTACTAATTTGCTTTTCAGCAATTTGAACGCGATCCGTATCTGATTTTATTTGAAATAAAACAATTTCAAACATTTCTATAAGCAATAGGACATCTATGTATTCTACATCATTTAATTTAAGTTGCTCTAATTTCTCAATTATAGAAGCTGGGTTTACACGAATATCCGTTGCTTGAATGATTGCATATAAAACCGTTTTTTTGAGTAAATCATTTGTATGGGTAAGTTTTTGATTAAGGAATTCGCGGTGATTAAAAACCATGCTGTAAAAATCCGAGCCCTTTTTTTGGTTTTGTTCCGACAGAAATTTTAACAGGTTATCGTCAAACTCATCTTCATATTTAATTTCATTTACATAACTAATAATCGCATCTAATACAATTTTATGTACATCATAATATATGGCATCTTGAATATTAATGAAAGATGACTTTTGAAAATTCGACAGCACTAATGTTCCAAGTATTGATTTTATAAAATAGCGATTTATTTTCCGGTTATGAGGATTTACATATTTCAAAAACGCGAAAGCCTTGTCGTATTTATCTTTCACAAAACCCACTACTCGTTTTGCAATATTTAAATCTTTGCTCTCCGGGTCATTTAATTGAATTACCGAACCTATTTCCTTTATAATTTCATCCCAAGAAAAACTTCCATTTTCTACGTTGGCTTTAAGGATATTTAAAATTAGTGGATAGCCTTTAATTTCCTTAATTAAAAAATCCAATTGAGATTCGTCTGGTGGATTTAAACTATCTTCTAAAATAGCAGTTGCTGTACCGTCACTTAAATAAAGTAAATTATAAGTATTGTCGGCTGAAATTTGGCTTTGTAAAGATGTTATAATGCATTTGGACTTTTTAGAATTCGCCTTTAAAAAATCGGCAATAATTCTATTTACGTTGTCATTGAAATTATCCAATATTAACAGAATACGATATTTCTCTAATATGTTTGATAAATTGATGAGTTGATCAAATTTTGAAAGACGTACCCCATTAATATTGAAATGAAGATTTTGTTCATAATCGCCCTCTATAAAAATGACTGTGTCAAATTGATCTTTAAGAGTATGCGCTACGCTTATCGTTAACTCTGTTTTTCCAATACCACTCAGTCCATATACTTGGAGGTGGTCTCTATTATTTAAAAGATCTATTATTGCACTTTCCTCGGGCCGAGAATAGTATTTAGATTTAAAATTTGGCAATTTATTAGTATCCGGGAAAATTTTAAATAATTCATAAGAACGAGATAAATACATCCAAATACTTTCAAGTTTGGCCGAGGATATGTTGTCAAGTAGTACGTCCCCAATTTTATCCGAATCATAGATAAATACTGTTTGATTGTATTGCTTACTCTTAATGAGGTCGTTTAAGTCAGAGATTTTACTTGTAGTAGCGAATCGATTAGAAAAAAGGTAAATAACTTTGGATTTTGGATGATTACCAATTGCCCCCTCAGTATCCTTAATGGGTTTTTCAAATTTCTCATAATAATCTACATCTGTTCCGCACTGTCCAACTGTATCATAAAATGTACTACCCATATCAGCTGTACTCTTAACTGGTTTTGCATATAAATTTTGGCCCTCCAGCGTGATAGGTTCATTTAATATTAGCTCCAGTATTGTACGACACACCATTTCAAATTCGGTTCCATTTAACGCATTTAAATCGTCTTTAACGGCAATTTTGAAATTTCTTTGAATAAGATTCATTGTGATAATTAGGGTGGTTTAGATGTTGTATAAATACATGCTTTTTATTAAAATCCCCGAAGAGCATATTATTAGTTGATTTTACTAAGGATAAATTACAGTGCAATTAAAGACACTTCAAAAAGATCATCGTCTATTCTCTTTCATTGATCTCTTTCTCTATAAGACGATATTTATCTTTAACATCTTCGCCGTTGTAATAGTTTAACAAATCTGTTTTGGTGAGCGTTCCGTCATTAAGGAATTTTTTTAAATAGTGTTGATTAAATTCCATTAAAAGCATACTCTTTTCCAATTGCTTTAATATGGATTTATTATTATCAATATTGCTTTCTACTAAACTCTTTATTGTTAAAACTTCATTTAGACCTTTAATAATCCTATTCACCAGTATTGCCAAAAGCTCTTTGTCAAGTTCAACCGGCGTGGCGTTTAATGCAATGTCGCGTGCCAGCATATAAGCAATTACTAAATTGCTATAGTCCCCCTTTTGTGAATTTACGACTGCGACCATACCGATACCAGGGATATAACCAACGTTTTCAAATTGTTTGAGTACGGTTATATCAACCAGAGATACATCAAACACAATTAAACTTATCTTAGCATCCCTGTTGGCTTGCGATTCTATCAATTGGCTCCATGCAGTATCAGTATGTTTTAGGAATACATCTTTGGATTCTATTTCACCAACTTTGATGCTCTTATCGAATTTGCATTCAATAACAATTTTCAGATCGGATTTCCCTTCCAATTCGCAAACAATGTCCCCTGTTTTGTTTTTGGGAAGAATGCCTGGTATATTTCTTACTAATAGGGCTTTATCTTTTAATTTTTTATCTGAAAAATAATCATTCAAAAAGTCTGCTATTTCTTCTTCAGCAAGAGAGCCTTTAACCGAGGATTTGTAAAACAATTCCTTCTTCATATCGAAAATCATCTTTAGACTTTCGAGTTCAGTTCCCAATTCATTTGATGTTTTTGACAGGAATGAAGATAGGCGATCTTCCATTAAAGCCAATACACCAATATACAAGGCTCGAAGTAATTTGGAATCCCTTTCTGTAGCCGGAAGGTTATCAAAGTAATTGAAAACTACCGCGTTTTCAATCTCAAAATCTTTGATTTCAACACGTTTTAACTGTTGATTCAGACTTATCATTTATTTAAACTTTTGAGAATCGATAATTACCTTTAATATTTTGAGCAAGATATTGGCCGTGAGAGGCTGCACTCATTATGCCATCGTATTCGCGTTCCGGCACGTCAAAATATTGATAAACGCCGCCATTTATAAATTCAATCTCTAATGTTTCCGATGTTTTGTCATAACCGATCGAGGCTATGTTTGATGAGGTAACTGATTCTCTATTCATGTTGATTTATTTAATAATTCTTTTAATAAATGGACTTTGTGATCTCCAAGCTTCTAAGAGTTCTTCATAATTAGGGTTTTCCTCCATTTTGATACCCCAACCACCAGGCTGAGTTGAAAATTCTTCATCATGCTCGTCGTAAATTATTGGGTCTTGACTATCTGGCCTTCGGTCTTTCGGTGGGGCTTCAATCAGCGTACGCATAGGTAGTTTGACAGCTTCGCCAAGAATGATAGCCTCGCCTGTTCTTAGTATAGGCAACATACTTGTTAAACCTTCAAGGTTATCCGTTACCGCGCTGGTAATATGCCCCCGGTCTGTTGCATTGGCTAATCTCAATGCGAAGAAAGTACCGCACTGTGAAAGTATGGTTGAATTAACTTCCGATGGCCTTTGACTAACAATCATTGCGCCGATACCGTATTTTCTGCCTTCCTTTACTATTTTTTGCACAATGGTCAATGCACTACCTTCATTGTTAAGGTAATTATGTGCTTCTTCCATTAATAGTAATAGCGGCCTGTTTCTACCCCCTTGTGATAAATTTCTGGCCCAAAAAAGCCCATCATAAATTATTCTTAGCAACACCCCAATGATAGTGTTTAAAATCGTGATGGGTACTCCGGACAAATCCATTATCGTAATCGGCTTATCGCTTCCTATCCATTCTTTAAGCAGGCTATCTAAATCCTTTTCTGTTTTTCCGTCTACGTCAGGTGTCCAGTCCCCTGGTTTAAACAAGAAATCAAACCGGGGTATTCTAAGTTTTGCACCAAGCGATAAGACTTGTTGACCAACATTTAGACTTCCCGGTAAGTAGTTGATCTTTTCAGGGTCAC
It encodes the following:
- a CDS encoding tetratricopeptide repeat protein, which codes for MNLIQRNFKIAVKDDLNALNGTEFEMVCRTILELILNEPITLEGQNLYAKPVKSTADMGSTFYDTVGQCGTDVDYYEKFEKPIKDTEGAIGNHPKSKVIYLFSNRFATTSKISDLNDLIKSKQYNQTVFIYDSDKIGDVLLDNISSAKLESIWMYLSRSYELFKIFPDTNKLPNFKSKYYSRPEESAIIDLLNNRDHLQVYGLSGIGKTELTISVAHTLKDQFDTVIFIEGDYEQNLHFNINGVRLSKFDQLINLSNILEKYRILLILDNFNDNVNRIIADFLKANSKKSKCIITSLQSQISADNTYNLLYLSDGTATAILEDSLNPPDESQLDFLIKEIKGYPLILNILKANVENGSFSWDEIIKEIGSVIQLNDPESKDLNIAKRVVGFVKDKYDKAFAFLKYVNPHNRKINRYFIKSILGTLVLSNFQKSSFINIQDAIYYDVHKIVLDAIISYVNEIKYEDEFDDNLLKFLSEQNQKKGSDFYSMVFNHREFLNQKLTHTNDLLKKTVLYAIIQATDIRVNPASIIEKLEQLKLNDVEYIDVLLLIEMFEIVLFQIKSDTDRVQIAEKQISKLADILQKTIDSEIKINLLHHIGKIYAKVNNPKMALQYFDQVIAINPKADYCILQITRIYDQKRDYDASKNNLKLIFEDEEILKNISVSLLLSFYDILSVSKYEHLRKQYIDTNINNFVIKLVQSLDAKFDQPYQTINKYSDILSYSFPEEFEFIMESLPEPSNIDANNELKYNYANTLSVYYKHLKDRYSKADKEEKMNSIKKSLLEYFEFIETISLNDFQKRNVGKFWLNMEDYLKALNVVKDLDYSDGEFNNQTLCKIYKGLKDYDKANIAIDTAIALGIKKRTASKFMAAFYHDKSEVEYYQNSVDCLRTLETAIDTSIDNHLKEQWRLKLDLWAAKFNN
- a CDS encoding KTSC domain-containing protein, whose amino-acid sequence is MNRESVTSSNIASIGYDKTSETLEIEFINGGVYQYFDVPEREYDGIMSAASHGQYLAQNIKGNYRFSKV
- a CDS encoding DUF4271 domain-containing protein produces the protein MTLLDSVARAIKLEEKAVSDSLGLVYVLRPDSNRTNLFADSIIKASTYTGNHFLDLAKNAATAKRSILGYGHVRPARDRWVIAVIIVLLLFTALLNIFATKDLSNIFISFYSRKSTQTGKEDSPITTWIFIGLFLLFGFTFGLFLYLLTTGYYKVYYTISGVQLFLTLSVVILALFAGKFLILKFLGFVFNINKLVSDYIMTLSLTYFNITFVFLPVALCFSLIATKFIPYLLSVTLLLSVIIFVWQYLRSSVGIISNFQFHKFYLFVYLCALEICPILILIKALDIGFR